From the genome of Streptomyces sp. NBC_01341, one region includes:
- the glpX gene encoding class II fructose-bisphosphatase, whose protein sequence is MSEHHLPSQLEVSPEAPDRNLALELVRVTEAAAMAAGRWVGRGDKIGADGAAVKAMRTLVSTVSMNGIVVIGEGEKDEAPMLFNGERVGDGTGAEVDIAVDPIDGTTLNAKGMPNAIAVLAAADRGAMFDPSAVFYMDKLVTGPEAADFVDINAPVSVNIRRVAKAKNSTPEDVTVVILDRPRHENMVREIRETGARIKFISDGDVAGSIMAAREGTGVDLLMGIGGTPEGIISACAIKCLGGVIQGKLWPKDEAERQRALDAGHDLDRVLSTDDLVSGDNVFFVATGITDGELLRGVRYRAETATTDSLVMRSKSGTIRRIDSTHRLSKLRAYSAIDFDRAK, encoded by the coding sequence ATGTCCGAGCATCATCTGCCGTCCCAGCTCGAGGTCTCCCCGGAGGCCCCCGACCGCAACCTGGCCCTGGAGCTGGTCCGGGTCACCGAGGCCGCTGCCATGGCCGCCGGGCGCTGGGTCGGCCGCGGCGACAAGATCGGCGCCGACGGTGCCGCGGTGAAAGCCATGCGCACGCTCGTCTCCACGGTGTCGATGAACGGCATCGTCGTCATCGGCGAGGGCGAGAAGGACGAAGCGCCCATGCTGTTCAACGGCGAGCGCGTCGGCGACGGCACCGGGGCCGAGGTCGACATCGCCGTCGACCCCATCGACGGCACCACGCTCAACGCCAAGGGCATGCCCAACGCCATCGCGGTGCTGGCAGCCGCCGACCGGGGCGCGATGTTCGACCCCTCCGCCGTCTTCTACATGGACAAGCTGGTCACCGGTCCCGAGGCGGCCGACTTCGTCGACATCAACGCCCCCGTGTCCGTGAACATCCGGCGCGTCGCGAAGGCCAAGAACTCGACCCCCGAGGACGTCACGGTCGTCATCCTGGACCGTCCCCGGCACGAGAACATGGTGCGGGAGATCCGGGAGACGGGCGCCCGGATCAAGTTCATCTCCGACGGCGACGTCGCCGGGTCGATCATGGCCGCCCGCGAGGGTACCGGTGTCGACCTGCTCATGGGGATCGGCGGGACCCCGGAGGGCATCATCTCGGCGTGCGCCATAAAGTGCCTGGGCGGTGTCATCCAGGGCAAGCTCTGGCCCAAGGACGAGGCGGAGCGTCAGCGCGCTCTCGACGCGGGTCACGACCTCGACCGCGTGCTGTCGACGGACGACCTCGTCAGCGGGGACAACGTCTTCTTCGTCGCCACCGGGATCACGGACGGTGAACTGCTGCGCGGTGTGCGGTACCGCGCGGAGACGGCCACCACCGACTCCCTCGTGATGCGCTCCAAGTCCGGCACGATCCGCCGGATCGACTCGACGCACCGGCTGTCGAAACTGCGCGCCTACAGCGCGATCGACTTCGACCGCGCCAAGTAG
- a CDS encoding WhiB family transcriptional regulator, translated as MLHLPHQPLQVAAVPARRTPAREDEAGPWHSEAVCRRDEAGLFFAPSKEPTAARLSREEAAKQVCARCPVMVECREHALVQPEPYGVWGGLTAAERRVALARRRRRDIELKAAAPGERIAAAG; from the coding sequence GTGCTGCATTTGCCGCATCAGCCCCTGCAGGTCGCCGCCGTGCCCGCCCGGCGCACCCCCGCACGGGAGGACGAGGCGGGGCCCTGGCACTCGGAGGCGGTGTGCCGCCGGGACGAGGCAGGGCTGTTCTTCGCCCCGTCCAAGGAGCCGACAGCCGCCCGGCTCTCCCGCGAGGAAGCGGCGAAGCAGGTCTGTGCGAGATGCCCGGTCATGGTCGAGTGCCGGGAGCACGCACTCGTCCAGCCCGAGCCCTACGGGGTGTGGGGCGGACTCACCGCCGCCGAGCGCCGGGTGGCGCTGGCCCGGCGTCGCAGACGGGACATCGAGCTCAAGGCCGCCGCCCCGGGCGAGCGCATAGCCGCAGCGGGCTGA
- a CDS encoding DUF1707 SHOCT-like domain-containing protein, with protein MDLEKQPQQPVAPAGPAPAGIRASDADRDRIADILREAMAEGRLTAEEHAERVDLVYRAKTVGELEPLVRDLPAQGGTSRLHASPYGYGPEAAAGTAENLVAVFSSSTRRGRWRVGGRTNAFSLFGSVEIDLTEALFGQRLTVINATSIFGSVDIKVPENISLRGSGTGIFGNFEVDTLESADPEAPVVVVNGYSVFGSVEAKPKRGKLITNLHRQLRKHLGH; from the coding sequence GTGGACCTCGAAAAGCAGCCCCAGCAGCCCGTCGCTCCGGCCGGTCCCGCGCCTGCCGGAATCCGCGCGTCCGACGCGGACCGCGACCGGATCGCGGACATCCTGCGGGAGGCCATGGCCGAGGGCCGGCTCACCGCCGAGGAGCATGCCGAGCGGGTCGACCTCGTCTACCGGGCCAAGACCGTCGGTGAACTCGAGCCCCTGGTGCGGGATCTCCCCGCACAGGGCGGGACGAGCCGCCTCCATGCCTCGCCGTACGGCTACGGCCCCGAGGCGGCAGCCGGGACCGCCGAGAACCTGGTGGCGGTCTTCAGCAGCTCCACCCGCAGGGGCCGTTGGCGTGTGGGCGGCCGCACGAACGCCTTCTCCCTCTTCGGAAGCGTCGAAATAGACCTCACCGAGGCGCTTTTCGGCCAGCGTCTGACCGTCATCAATGCGACGTCCATCTTCGGGAGCGTCGATATCAAGGTGCCGGAGAACATCTCTCTGCGCGGCAGCGGGACGGGCATCTTCGGCAATTTCGAGGTCGACACACTGGAATCCGCCGACCCCGAAGCACCTGTGGTCGTGGTGAACGGCTATTCCGTGTTCGGGAGCGTCGAGGCGAAGCCCAAGCGCGGAAAGCTCATCACCAACCTCCACCGGCAGCTGCGCAAACATCTGGGCCACTGA